AGCGACTCATTCCGGCAGGTCGCCACACACTCTGCCACATGGCGCACATGGGCGGGCTGGTTGGGTTTACCCCTCAGCGGTACCGGGGTGAGATAAGGGGCATCGGTTTCAACGAGCAGGGCAGACGCAGGCAGCGCGCGCGCCACGGCACGCAGGCTGCCGGCGTTTTTGAAGGTGACGATACCGGAGAAGGACACGTACAGTCCCATGTCCACTGCCTGGAGTGCCATGTCCATAGTGCCGGTAAAACAATGCAACACCGCGCCGGCTTCAAAGGCGCGCTCTTCCCTCAGGATGCGCAAAGTGTCCTCTTCCGCATCACGGCTGTGGACAATCAGCGGCTTGCCAATCTCCCGCGCCGCGCGGATATGGTGGCGGAAGCGCTGCCGCTGCCATTCCAGATCGCCTTTGCAATAATGGTAATCCAGGCCGGTCTCACCGATGGCGACCACTGCCGGATCATCGGAAAGCTGAACCAGGCGGGCGACGCCGGGTTCCTCGCCTTTCTGCTCGCTGGGATGGGAACCCACGGAAGCAAAAACATTAGTGTGGAGATGAGCCAGGCGGCGCACCGCCTCCACGGTGCTCATGCCTATGGAAACGCACAACATATGACTCACCCCCTGTTTCCGGGCGAAAGCGAGCGTTTCATCCAGGC
The sequence above is a segment of the Gammaproteobacteria bacterium genome. Coding sequences within it:
- a CDS encoding TatD family deoxyribonuclease, producing MLVDSHCHLDRLDFEALGQSLDETLAFARKQGVSHMLCVSIGMSTVEAVRRLAHLHTNVFASVGSHPSEQKGEEPGVARLVQLSDDPAVVAIGETGLDYHYCKGDLEWQRQRFRHHIRAAREIGKPLIVHSRDAEEDTLRILREERAFEAGAVLHCFTGTMDMALQAVDMGLYVSFSGIVTFKNAGSLRAVARALPASALLVETDAPYLTPVPLRGKPNQPAHVRHVAECVATCRNESLDTLADVTTNNFFTLFKHARRA